A DNA window from Mytilus edulis chromosome 14, xbMytEdul2.2, whole genome shotgun sequence contains the following coding sequences:
- the LOC139504018 gene encoding GTPase IMAP family member 8-like: protein MTVLQEKTFHWADATSGGDLFPRGYTDITIVLIGTIGSGKSRTGNTIVGSEEFTHEIGSIPVTKKISHVEVDIPDSEHDQLHLTVIDTPGLKKIEEFSKLQKEIKRLTRGLCVYLFVIPFGRFQSDDGILLEGLFKKETRVGLRTGIVLTRMAELNGYTPDQWIEKVATLKRVIDDKHLQFIAIENNLTDGQSLKCLIKLIKDLYNKEIQHDNSKTITVTLQEITDRVVVYNYITVLVHWVLYREDQPKFYGHHHEVVNPYNHPNIFYLMMLSYITTFISDLYTGYQCR from the exons ATGACTGTACTTCAAGAGAAGACATTCCACTGGGCCGATGCCACTTCTGGTGgggatttatttccccgagg ctaCACTGATATTACAATAGTTTTGATAGGAACCATTGGAAGCGGGAAAAGTCGTACAGGCAATACAATTGTTGGATCTGAGGAGTTCACGCATGAAATCGGTTCAATACCTGTGACAAAGAAAATAAGTCATGTTGAAGTCGACATACCAGATTCCGAGCATGATCAGCTCCATCTCACAGTCATCGACACACcagggttaaaaaaaattgaagaattcaGTAAACTCCAAAAAGAAATTAAACGTTTAACACGTGGTTTgtgtgtttatttgtttgttataccTTTTGGCAGGTTTCAATCGGATGATGGAATTCTTCTAGaaggtttatttaaaaaagaaaccagAGTTGGTTTAAGGACAGGGATAGTGCTTACTCGCATGGCTGAACTGAATGGTTATACACCTGATCAGTGGATTGAGAAAGTCGCTACTCTTAAAAGGGTTATTGATGACAAGCATTTGCAATTTATAGCAATAGAAAATAATCTTACTGACGGACAATCACTGAAGTGTCTCATTAAGTTAATCAAAGACCTTTACAACAAAGAAATTCAACATGATAATAGTAAAACAATCACAGTTACATTACAGGAAATAACAGACAG gGTAGTAGTGTATAATTACATAACAGTTCTG gtaCACTGGGTATTGTACAGAGAGGACCAACCTAAATTCTATGGACATCATCATGAAGTGGTTAATCCATACAAT catcccaatatattttacttaatgATGTtgagttacattacgacgtttatctctgatttatatactggttaccaatgtagatga